From bacterium, one genomic window encodes:
- a CDS encoding universal stress protein codes for MFTKILYPTDFSKKSNHALRVVKKLQEAGTKIVVLVHCIDSREINTMADMEGFSSIRFGDIVGEIRSAMKKKAAKQLKEITSDLGELGFKVEERLVEGIPFHEILRVADKESVDAIVIGSTGKGLISEMILGSTSEKVVREAKVPVVVVK; via the coding sequence ATGTTCACTAAAATATTATATCCAACGGACTTTTCCAAGAAATCAAACCACGCCCTCCGAGTGGTTAAAAAGCTTCAAGAAGCAGGAACCAAGATTGTCGTTCTAGTTCATTGTATAGACTCGCGCGAGATAAATACAATGGCAGATATGGAAGGTTTCAGTTCTATTCGATTCGGCGACATAGTGGGCGAAATACGTTCGGCGATGAAAAAAAAAGCCGCCAAACAACTCAAAGAAATTACATCTGATCTTGGAGAGCTTGGTTTCAAAGTTGAGGAACGACTCGTCGAGGGTATTCCATTTCATGAAATACTCCGTGTCGCCGATAAAGAATCTGTCGATGCCATAGTCATTGGTTCGACGGGCAAAGGTCTTATTTCGGAGATGATCCTTGGCTCTACCTCGGAAAAGGTCGTTCGCGAAGCAAAAGTGCCGGTTGTCGTTGTAAAATAA